From one Oncorhynchus kisutch isolate 150728-3 unplaced genomic scaffold, Okis_V2 scaffold1022, whole genome shotgun sequence genomic stretch:
- the LOC116364197 gene encoding gastrula zinc finger protein XlCGF17.1-like isoform X1, with translation MASVKLEGCSQTLELNVNIKDEEEEEQIGKSVSHGDHVETVSTSREQQQEDHRAKRSHHCPRCKKSFSILSKLKIHLKIHTGENLYSCTDCGKNFTTLKFLTVHERIHTGEKTYSCSNCVKCFTSSTKLKIHQRTHTGEKPYLCSDCGASFSRLGHLKTHKRIHTGEKPHSCSDCGKSFSRLGNLKTHERIHTGEKPYFCSDCLKCFATSTELKVHQRTHTGEKPYSCSDCVKCFSTCSGLEGHRRTHTGEKPYSCSNCVKCFTTYSGLIGHQRTHTGEKPYSCSDCVCIRS, from the exons atggcatcagtgaagctggaaggctgcagtcaaacactggagctgaatgtcaacattaaagatgaagaagaggaggagcagattgggaaatctgtttctcatg GAGACCATGTTGAGACAGTCTCTACCtccagagagcaacagcaggaagatcACAGAGCTAAGAGGTCTCACCACTGCCCACGTTGTAAGAAGAGTTTCTCAATTCTATCAAAGTTAAAaatacacctaaaaatacacacaggagagaatctGTATTCCTGTactgactgtgggaagaattTCACAACATTAAAATTTCTGACAGTTCATGAAcggatacacacaggagagaagaccTACTCCTGCTCTAAttgtgtaaaatgcttcacatCGTCAACTAAGCtaaaaattcatcagagaacacacacaggagagaagccttacttatGCTCTGACTGTGGGGCTAGTTTCTCTCGACTGGGACACCTAAAAACACAtaaacgtatacatacaggagagaagcctcacTCCTGCTcggactgtggaaagagtttctctcgactgggcaacttaaaaacacatgaacgtatacatacaggagagaagccttacttctgctctgactgttTAAAATGCTTCGCAACATCAactgagctaaaagttcatcagagaacacacacaggagagaagccttactcctgctctgattgTGTAAAATGCTTCTCAACATGCTCTGGGCTTGAAGGTCAccggagaacacacacaggagagaagccttactcctgctctaattgtgtaaaatgcttcacaacataCTCTGGGCTAATaggtcatcagagaacacacacaggagagaagccttactcctgctctgactgtgtatGCATACGTTCATGA
- the LOC116364197 gene encoding uncharacterized protein LOC116364197 isoform X4 yields MRLVTSTVRTNPALLSPSALSPNLQSLGPDCDSGAQFALQGPEMASVKLEDCSQTLELNVNIKDEEEEEKIGITVSHVLADSGMRPVTSTVRTNAGLLSPSTLTLNLQSLGPDCDSGAQFALQDPEMASVKLEDCSQTLELNVNMKDEEEEEKIGTSVSHVPRVPKTWMSIMAAPRTSLIQRGCITCCLGF; encoded by the exons ATGAGGCtagtaacatcaacagtgaggacaaacccagccctcctctctccttctgcactgagtccaaacctacagtcactgggtcctgattgcgacagtggagcccagtttgcactgcagggtccagagatggcatcagtgaagttGGAGGACTGCAGTCAAAccctggagctgaatgtcaacattaaagatgaagaagaggaggagaagattgggataactgtttctcatg TACTTGCCGACTCTGGTAtgaggccggtaacatcaacagtgaggacaaacgcaggcctcctctctccttccacactgactctaaacctacagtcactgggtcctgattgtgacagtggagcccagtttgcactgcaggatccagagatggcatcagtgaagctggaagactgcagtcaaacactggagctgaatgtcaacatgaaagatgaagaagaggaggagaagattgggacatctgtttctcatg TTCCCCGGGTGCCAAAGACGTGGATGTccattatggcagccccccgcacctctctgattcagaggggctgcattacttgctgtttggggttttag